GCTGACCTTGTATCAGCCATTTGCCCTGCGACCGCCGCAAGCGGTATCGAACATGATTGTAGAAGGGATTCCGTATCAATTAGTTCAGCCAGAGCAATTGGAACAATATCGGAGTGATTGGGTGGTCCTGCTTATCGAGCAAAATGAAGCGGAACGGCAGCAAGCAATGGAATTGATCGAAAGTACGGCTTGGCGCGAGGTACAGAAGCGGCATCCATTTCAGATTTATCTCGTAGATTCAAGCTTGAATTTTGACGATGTGCTGACACGTGAAGTGTTGCTGAAGGAGCTGCCGACCTTATTTTCACCAACAGTCTCGATTACATCTGGTTTCGTTCAAGAGTAGATGTTGCTTTGACATTCAACCAATCCTATATGTGGCAGTCGGTTTATTTCTTGTATAGGCGAGAAATAAACCGACTGCTTTTGGTGTACAGTCATCTCTGCGTAGCTATCGTTTCCTTCCGTAAACGACCATTGTATAAAAGTAAATGTAAAAGATTTTTCAGAACAAGAAGGGTAATATTCCTGTTTAGCGAATATCTTGTTAAGAAGGATCAAAGTTCCATATTTGTATATACATATCTAAGGGTGAGGTGAACGCATGAACCAATTTCATTGCATGAACCATCCAGACCGAGATGCTCTGCATCAATGCTCCCAATGCGGCAAGCCACTTTGCGAAGAGTGCTATGATTCTACAACAGGTGGGTGTCGTAACAATGACCATGCTGCTGTGCATCCTGCGCCTTTTCGTCCGCCTATGCCGCAACATTCGTTACCGTCGGCATCCAGTGGCAGCCGTGTCTTTTGGCAAATTGTAGTTGCGCTGCTCGCGGTTCTAGGCGGTATTGCATTGCTGCTGTTAGCGATCTGCGGAGCGATGATTTTCAGTTATTGATTCAGTTATTAAGAGATGTGGGCTTTATTCGAGTATGCGTAGGATATCGCAATACTGTCTATCAAGTCATTGGTATCCTTTTTTAGGATTAGGGGGGAAAAGGAGGCGTGCGATGGAGTTTCCGGTGTATATTCATCTTGGCTCGCTGCGGATTCACCCGCATGTTTTGTTTGAGACGCTATCTTATTTTATCGGATTTCGAATCTATCTGTGGACACGTCGTCCAAGTGGTATGTCCAAGCTCGTCAGCTTGCAGATTCTAGCGGGTACGATTCTAGGTGCGGCGCTTGGTTCCAGATTGTTATTTTGGTTGGAAGATCCAGCAGCGACTTGGGCACAGCTTAGTCAAGGGCATCTGTTATGGGGTGGCAAGACGATTGTTGGCGGTCTGCTCGGTGGATTGATTGGTGTTGAACTCGCCAAGCGCTGGGCAGGATGGAAAAGCTCAACCGGTGATGATTTTGCTTATCCGCTTATGATTGGCATGGCAATTGGGCGAATTGGCTGCTTTTTGACTGGGCTGGAAGATCGTACATATGGAGTGGCAACAACGTGGATCACTGGTGTGGATTTTGGCGATGGAATTATGCGACATCCGACACAGCTGTATGAGATTGTATTTTTGCTGCTGCTGGCGGTGATATTGTATCCGCAATACAAACGAAGTCGCGTGTTATATTCTTCATCTATTGCTGAACCTTCTTCAAGTATAGAGCAACCAGCTGTATCTAGTGATTCCCGATCGGATGCTGTACCTTACGAATCCGGTCGGCTGTTTCAGTGGTTTATGGCTTCGTATTTGCTGTTTCGCCTATTGATCGAATATATCAAGCCAACACCGCATCTGTATTGGGGATTCAACAATATTCAATTGGCGTGCATTGTCGGAATACTATATTACGGTTGGTTGCTAAGCGGAAGAGGCAGAGGGAAACGCCTGCTTCGTCGTTCTACAGCTGCGTCTGGAGCTGTGAAATAAATGCATCGAATCAAGCATTGGATTACGCTTGACTACGATCAAGGAGGACTACATCATGCCCAAAAATCGTCCATATCTGTATCATGAGCTAACGAATAGCATCTGTTCCACCTGTTATCGTAAGGTGGAAGCAAAGATTATCGAAGAGAATGGTCGCATGTATATGTTCAAGCGTTGTTTGGTGCATGGACCGGAAAAAGTATTGTTATCGACAGATGTAGCATATTATCATCGTACACGCGAGTTTATCAAGCCTTCCGAGATGCCGCTCGTCTGGAATACGCCAATCAAGTATGGCTGCCCATATGACTGCGGATTATGCCCCGATCATGAACAGCATAGCTGTCTGACGCTGCTTGAAATTACGGATCATTGCAATTTGCAGTGTCCGATCTGCTTTGCCGAATCGTCACCTCATCGTACCTCGTATCGTACGCTAGAGCATATTGCATTCATGCTGGATCGGATTGTAGAAAATGAAGGCGAGCCGGATATTGTGCAAATTAGCGGCGGCGAACCGACACTGCATCCGCATTTTTTCGAGATTCTGGATATGTGCAAGGCGCGTCCGATCAAGCATATTATGGTCAATACGAACGGGATTCGTATTGCTCGGGAACGCGAATTTGTCGCACGATTGGCAGAATATATGCCGGGCTTCGAGATTTATTTGCAGTTTGACAGCTTTGAGGCGCATGTATTGAAGGAGCTGCG
The DNA window shown above is from Paenibacillus sp. JQZ6Y-1 and carries:
- a CDS encoding prolipoprotein diacylglyceryl transferase, producing MEFPVYIHLGSLRIHPHVLFETLSYFIGFRIYLWTRRPSGMSKLVSLQILAGTILGAALGSRLLFWLEDPAATWAQLSQGHLLWGGKTIVGGLLGGLIGVELAKRWAGWKSSTGDDFAYPLMIGMAIGRIGCFLTGLEDRTYGVATTWITGVDFGDGIMRHPTQLYEIVFLLLLAVILYPQYKRSRVLYSSSIAEPSSSIEQPAVSSDSRSDAVPYESGRLFQWFMASYLLFRLLIEYIKPTPHLYWGFNNIQLACIVGILYYGWLLSGRGRGKRLLRRSTAASGAVK